A segment of the Acidimicrobiales bacterium genome:
CGCCGAGCTGCCCGACGTGCTGGCCAGCCCGGTCCTGGGCGTGGTGCCGCGGGCCGCGGTCACGGCGGATCCCGAGGCGTGGGCCGAGCAGCCGGTGGGCAGCGGGCCGCTCGCCGTCGCCGAGCGGGCGGGCCGGGTGGTGCGGCTGTCGCCGGTGGCGGGCGCCGACCTGTCGGTCGACGAGGTCGACGTGGTCGAGTACGAGAGCCGCGACGCGGCGTACGAGGGGTTCGTCGGCGGCCAGGTCGACTGGGCCCAGGTCGGCTCGGAGCGTCTGCCCGACGCCGTCGCCCGCTACGGCGACGGCATCCTCACCCTGTCGATGGCCGAGGTGTTCTACGGCTTCAACCTGGCCGCCGACCGCTTCGCCGACGTGCGGTTCCGCGAGGCGATCGTGGCCGCGGTCGACCGGGAGTCGATCCTCGCCGACGTGTACGGGCCCGGGATGGCACCGATGACCGGGGTGGTGCCGCTCGGCCTGCCGGGCTCCGAGGACGACCCGTGCGGGGGTTCGTGCGCCTACGACCCCGATCGGGCGCAGGCGCTGCTCGCGGAGGCGTTCCCGGACGGAGGGATCCCGGAGGTGCCGATCGACTACGAGGACGAGCCGGCCCAGGAGGCTGTGGCCGGCGCCATCGCCGACGACCTGCGCGCGGTGGGGATCACCGCGGTGCTCCGACCCCGGCCCGCCGACGAGTACGCCGCGTTCCTGGACTCGGGCGAGGCCGGGCTGTTCCGCCTGGGGTGGATCGGCGCCTACCCGTCGGCCGAGGCGTACCTGGAGCCGCTGTTCTCGTCGAGGTCGGCCGACGACGTGCTGGCGTTCTCGTCGGCGTCGGTCGACGACGGCCTGGCGCGGGCCCGGGCGACCGCCGATCCGGCCATGCGGGCGGGTGTGTACTCGGCCGTGGAGCGCGAGGTGATGGCGGTCTTCCCGGTGCTGCCCCTCGGCCAGTTCCTCCTCGCCGGGGTGGCGTCCGACCGGGTGTCGGGTCTCGCCGTGGCGATCGACGGCACCTTCGACGTCAGGTCGGTGGCGGTGGCGCCGCCAGCGGAGAGGTGAGCTCGGAGGCCCCGTGGCGGGCCGTCGCGGGTGGCAGTGGCCAGCGGTCGGCGCGCTACAGTTCACCCTCGCCCCGGCTCCGGCCGGACGGCCACGTCGGAGTGGCGGAATAGGCAGACGCGCTAGGTTGAGGGCCTAGTGCCCGCAAGGGCGTGGGGGTTCAAGTCCCCCCTCCGACACCAGGGCTCACCTGCGGAAACGCTGTGGTGGAGGCGGCCATCGACCAGGTGAACACGGAGCACCCCGACCTGCTCCTGGACCTGGCCGTCGACGCCTACATGGGCTCCCACAAGGTCACCACGGACCGGGCCTGAGCAGCGTCAGGCGA
Coding sequences within it:
- a CDS encoding ABC transporter substrate-binding protein, whose translation is MARRRCTQGSPGAVASLVVLLALLASSCSPATSLFGFGGAGLPPPAAGVLRLGLELPASLDPAQASTGSQTELILADLLFDGLFDAPAPGRVEPELVGAWDVGDDQRTFSFELREGVTFSDGTPITADDVRFTIERVVRQGPGSPVAAALAPVAGFDAFADGSADTLAGLEVPDDRTLVVRLAEPFAELPDVLASPVLGVVPRAAVTADPEAWAEQPVGSGPLAVAERAGRVVRLSPVAGADLSVDEVDVVEYESRDAAYEGFVGGQVDWAQVGSERLPDAVARYGDGILTLSMAEVFYGFNLAADRFADVRFREAIVAAVDRESILADVYGPGMAPMTGVVPLGLPGSEDDPCGGSCAYDPDRAQALLAEAFPDGGIPEVPIDYEDEPAQEAVAGAIADDLRAVGITAVLRPRPADEYAAFLDSGEAGLFRLGWIGAYPSAEAYLEPLFSSRSADDVLAFSSASVDDGLARARATADPAMRAGVYSAVEREVMAVFPVLPLGQFLLAGVASDRVSGLAVAIDGTFDVRSVAVAPPAER